A stretch of DNA from Raphanus sativus cultivar WK10039 unplaced genomic scaffold, ASM80110v3 Scaffold1050, whole genome shotgun sequence:
ATGTCTCAGTTGCAacgaaacctttttttttttgaatgaaagtTGCAGGGAAACCTTTCATTTATCTTGTTTGAAATCGTGATGATGAATCTGATAACCAATCACCAATTTTAACTCGTGATATCACAAATCTCAAAGCTGGCCCATGCATCGGTAGATAAGCTCTCTCTCCACGTTTCTTCTTTTCCAAGAAACGACAAATTTGGCTTGGAACCCAGTGATGACTATGATTGCAGTTCGTGTTGCAGCTGCACCGAGCACGGTGATTCTTTCTCTTACAGTGGTGTATCTTAGGAAACATGACAAAAGCATTTCATTTATGATGAAGAAGATAACGTAAAGTTTTTTTGAGATTTACATATTTACGTTGAAAAACTAATTAAGAAGTATTTATTGTTAcattttaatcttaaaaatacgTAACTGACCATAATTTTGTTAACATGTAGTGTTTATTTATCCCACAGAGCGTTGGTTATAAACTCTTTTGTAACATAAGTAAAaacaaagttcaaaaaaaaaaaaaaaaaaaacataagtaaaaacACATATAAATGTGACACTCGGTACAAACtttacaataaaaacaaaactcacAAAATAACAAATTGATTTCAATagttcaaaaacattttattgAACTTCCTGGAAAAAAAGCATGAAGACCACTgctttgtttttaacttttctaATTCTTGCTTTATCATGTAAGTTTATTTTGGCATATTAAGATGAaacgtaaaatatttttatcctcTTCTTAGAAACATTTGTAgttaaataattcaaaatatttaaacattctGTAGGTATCATAAATATGGCAGAATCTAATTCTGAAAAGAGAATCCATTCTTCCAATCCAGCGGCAACTCCTCAAACTGATTTTCAAAAAAGAGATCTTATTTTTCATGGTAAAAGATTGTACGGATTTGACCGATTTTGGTTTTGTCATGATTGCGTACACTATTGTGGTAGAAAGAACAGAAGACTGCTTTCTTGTTACCGTCGTCGACATTTTGGATGTTATTGTGATTATAGATCCATAGTTCCATCATATGCTCCATAATTTCCTAATAATCCATAAAGataataaagatatttttcaataaatgtaatttttctttttagatatattattatttatcatgTATACTAGTATTTTTTCGTTCATGTTTTTTCAACCATGTCTTTTTTAAATGGAGTTACAAAAACAATATGGTAAACCTTTCAATTATACTTTAAAATAacctttttgttaaaatatctttaaaataactTACCGCAAAGAATATCGATACATCACAGTTACAGCAAAGAATATTGAGCAGCATTTGACTGCACTAATACAAGAATCAAAAAtcgttttacaaattttaactcTTAACTCTCACTctccaccaaaaaaaaaaagaagcttatAGGCACTGATCCTCTCTCATATATAGAAACCCATCGCTTGTTTCAAATTGTGAATAGTGGATTCGGCTATCTCCGTGGCTCTGTCCGCACCTTCTGACAATACTTTGTCCAAATAAGCTGACTCTGCTGTTATCTCCTCATAACGGACctgcaaaaatgaaaaaaaaaaaaattaacacatTAGACAAGAAATGAAATGCTCATATAACCACACTTCCGGTTTTCATTTTATGATATACGATGAGACTAAAATGgtacaaaaaaacatgaaagaagATATTGGATTgagttttaaaaaaagaaaaaaataagctTATTGAATAGGCAGACCTGGATTGGACTGAGATGCTCGATGACAGCATCAGCAAGGAGAGGCTTAAATGTGCCCCAGCTCATATTTTTGCATTCCTCCATCACTTCCTGCAACCAGATTCAACAATAAACACTTCTTATAGTTAACAACTTTAACATGCAAGccattgttttgtttcttcataTTACCTCTTTTGTATTGCCTGAAACAATCTGATATACGGAGAGGAGATTGTTGCATTCAGGTCTCTCGGCATTGTCAAACTCAAGGCTGTTGGAAAGAATAGGAAACAGGAACTTCTCAATATTTCAAGAAGCAGGAAATTTTTAGAGCGACATAAATTAGCACTCACCCTGCAAATGAATCTGTCTTGCACCGTTTGATCTTATCCGCAATCAACTACACAATTTTTTTCGAGAAATGGATTTAGTAAGCAAAAAACAGAGCTTCACATACAACCAACATGACACAGAACTCTAGAAACAGGAATACGTTGtgagtttttttaaaaagaattacaAACAATGGCTAGTTCAATCTACTTACATCTTTAGAGTCAAGGAGATTGATCCGGGACTGGTCAGAAGGTGCAGACTTGGACATCTACAAAAGATTACATGAAAGTAAGACACACAGAAACAAAGTAAAGAGATTCCTCTGATTTTATCTGACAATAGTAACATTATGTATGTACCTTGGAAAGACCATCTGTAAGAGACATAACTCTGGCTCCAACTTGTGGTATGAGTGGTTCTGGTATCTACATAATACGTTTAATAACCCGATTAACCATTTGTGATCAAAAGCCACACAATGAGGAGTCGACAAAGCATTTTGAAAGTCTCACCTTAAAGATAGAACCACCACGCCtggaaaatgaaaaacaatCAGAACTATTaaacatgaaaaaataattgttacaaAGCACTTGTTTGGATggtatacttaaaattttattaataccCTCCAAGCTTCTTCCACTTCCTTCCACCATATAAATTATTCACACGCTGTGCCAGGTCGCGTGCAAGTTCTAGGTGCTGCTTCTGGTCCTCACCCACAGGCACAAAATCTGACTGCAGAGGGGCAGTGTTGCAGAATATAAGAAGCATCAGCCTTAATGTTCCTTCTTCatttcaataataattttagatGAGACTTGATACTTGTACTAAAGCATCACCTTATACAAGAGGATGTCAGCAGCCATCAGAACTGGATAAGTTAACAAAGACACAGAAGCATTCTCACCCCCCTGCCAATAGAGACCAAAATGAAATCAGTAAAACAGAATCATGTATGTACAcaattacataataattttcAGGCTTATCCGGTTTATGTATCAGAAATACATATGTTATTATCTCACTAGTAACACCAAAAAATCTAACATTAACACCAGAGCGGGATTTGATATAAGCACATCgctcttatatatatttgaatcacACAatgatgacaaaagaaaaaaagaatgttATGCAAAATGAGGATACAGAAACATAAACGCACCTCCTTGCGTGATTTCTCTTTGAACTGAGTCATTTTCTGTAGCCAACCGATAGGTGTGGATGAACTCAAAAGCCACATTAACTCCACATGAGCACGGACGTGAGATTGAACAAACACCGAGGCCTACAAAAAGGTCGCTCTTAGATTGGTTTATTATTGCACACATTTAACTGCTTTCACATAAGAGTTCCAAAACAGAACCTTAGAAATGTCGACACCACATGCTAGATAGAGCGCTGCGGTATCCCTAGTTGCCTTTCTCAGTTCTTGCACGTCATACGGTAGTGTTATCTACATAGgtcaatacatatataaacactaagagagagagaaacagaagAAAGTAATAGAAAGGTAGAATGATGATACATACTGCATGAAGGTCAACGATGAAAAATAGTGTTTCGTATGTATCCTGCAGACATATAAACACAGAAAGCCTGAGAAACAAAGGAGAGATAAACCCTTATCCATAAAGCcataaactttacaaaaaaaaacagttaaatGTGATGAATCTTAGTAAAAGTATACTGCTTTATAGACAGTGACTATACAATAGCAGTGGAGCAACCTAAGGATATCTACATTGTGGCAAATCTAAATGTGATGAATTTTAGTAAAAAGTCTAAAGCTTTAACAATAGCAAATGGAACTACTACCTAGGGATAAATTTGGAAGAAAGAAGATTGGCAAGTAATACCTGAAGAGTGACCCAGTTTTTGATAGCGCCGAGATAGTTACCGAGGTGGATTGAACCAGTAGGCTGGACTCCAGAGACCACACGTTTCCTGCCCATCACAAGTATTGGggaattaagaaaaaaaaagagaattggGAACTAAAGAAGAAAGCAGGGAGGCAAAGACAAAAAGGACTTTTACTttagagaaggagaaggagaagtcTCGTCGGAGGAAGAGCAGTAGCATCGGAATCGAGGGACGGGAAGAGGGTTTGTGTTGTGTCTGAGAAATCTGGTGCTGTAGCCGAGACGAGAGAAcctggaggaggaagagaggatGAGACTCGTCGCGTGTGCTGCTGCCATTCTTTGTCTTCTCTCTGATGGTCAGTCACGCCGcaccacccaaaaaaaaatctccctCTAACCGAAACGAACTTCGGTTTTATACAACCGAATGAAATTAATTCaactaaccaaattttaaataaaatacacacaaaaagttcattaaaattattattttatttagtgcTATTTctccaaacaaaatttttgtttttttcctcaagagatttttttattaaaaagtgggCTAAAACCACGGCCGAAGCCCAAGTACAGCAGACCCAAAGCAAACAGCCCATACACAAACCGGGCTACTACAAACAGGGCAAAGCCCAATTAAAAGAACGGCCCACTGGCCCACTAAACGAAACCAGACGGCTGGACTTAGGCAGAAATCAAGGAGGCAGGCGAGAACACGTGTACAAATCTGAACCCTCCGCACGCCACGCGTCGCTTGCCTCGACTTGATCGAAACCACCTCTCACCACCGCCGACACTAACCACCGACAACCTCTTTTCGCCGGAGATCCAATACTGCAACGCCTCCGCGTCTCCATAGCTGTTCAACGCCGATCTATCTTCACGTCGGAGAGGTCATCATTCTCAAAGAGATCTCCTCCGACTCTAACCCACCGGAAATCCTAGACAGTCAAGCCGCGAACCATCGCTATTCACCTCTTGTTCAACGTCGCCGTCACCGGAGAGCCTCATCTTCACCGGAGAACTCCTCCTCGGCGACCCGCGAGCTCATCACCAGAACCACACCACACTTAAGACTTCCTAACCTAGTCACCACAACTCAAATAGTTTCGGGTATCCCACGGCGGCGAGGAGCTTTGAAGGCCTCCTCCCTCCATAAACCAAAAAGCCGGCAAAGAAGGAGCTAAGAAAGCCTCCCCTTCCCGGAAGCTAGAGCGACGACGGTGGATCTGAAAAAGCATCCACCCCCCGCATGCAGACCGGCGTCGATGGAACTAGAAAAGTCTCCATTGCCCGTAGAAACACCACCACAACAAGCAAACATATCCATATCTCTCGCGGTCTTCTAGCCGAACGCGTCTTCACTCCAAAATTCGAAACACCAGAGAAGGCTAATTTCGTTCTCAGAGCTCCGACAAAACGAACGGGGATGGAACTACGGAGATAAAGTGGAGAGGAACAAAAACCACCGACAAACAAATCCTCCGGCGACGgcgctcacgcgccggccgtACGCCGGAGAGAACTTAGATCtggtttctctttcttttcgcTTTTACCACACTTCTCCAAACAAAATTGAATTGAGTTTTTGAAACTAGGCTAAACAATATTGT
This window harbors:
- the LOC108844668 gene encoding tryptophan--tRNA ligase, chloroplastic/mitochondrial encodes the protein MAAAHATSLILSSSSRFSRLGYSTRFLRHNTNPLPVPRFRCYCSSSDETSPSPSLKKRVVSGVQPTGSIHLGNYLGAIKNWVTLQDTYETLFFIVDLHAITLPYDVQELRKATRDTAALYLACGVDISKASVFVQSHVRAHVELMWLLSSSTPIGWLQKMTQFKEKSRKEGGENASVSLLTYPVLMAADILLYKSDFVPVGEDQKQHLELARDLAQRVNNLYGGRKWKKLGGRGGSIFKIPEPLIPQVGARVMSLTDGLSKMSKSAPSDQSRINLLDSKDLIADKIKRCKTDSFAGLEFDNAERPECNNLLSVYQIVSGNTKEEVMEECKNMSWGTFKPLLADAVIEHLSPIQVRYEEITAESAYLDKVLSEGADRATEIAESTIHNLKQAMGFYI